A genome region from Ctenopharyngodon idella isolate HZGC_01 chromosome 5, HZGC01, whole genome shotgun sequence includes the following:
- the tbc1d8b gene encoding TBC1 domain family member 8B isoform X2 → MWLKPEEVLLKNALKLWVTEKSNDYFVLQRRRGYGEDSGGLTGLLVGTLDTVLDSTAKVAPFRILHQTPDSQVYWNIACGASLEEISQHWDWLQQNIIRTLSVFDSGEDITSFVQGKIRGLIAEEGKSAGDEEDPERFREAVLRFERLFVLPQKEKLVTYFSCSYWKGRVPNQGWIYLSTNFLCFYSYMLGNEVKLVYPWDEVSRLERTSNMLLAESIRVRVRGEDHFFSMLLRLQQTYLIMQQLADYAILRFFDKETFNAEHPLANPLHITQRALEIHARNQSFRSFFRLPQEESLCEVYESFLWVPFSHVNMLGKICVSENYLCFASQDGSQCHLIIPLWEVFSVELPDRSSRALTVCLRGKRALRFSEVRDFERLAATIRRKCGTAGSPQHCVSNPDEEGVMVGQSQAVSTEALMNVFHPHDAENLDPKMLKERMKEQSWQIHFAEYGRGTGMFCTKKTRDLIVRGVPETLRGELWMLFSGAVHDMTSHPGYYGRLLEECMGSSSLACDEIERDLHRSLPEHPAFQSDTGISALRRVLTAYAHRNPKIGYCQAMNILTSVLLLYAKEEEAFWLLVAVCERMLPDYFNRRIIGALVDQAVFEELIREHLTQLTEHMTDLSFFSSVSLSWFLTLFISVLPIESAVNVVDCFFYDGIKAILQLGLAVLDYNMDNLLCCHDDAEAVTVLNRFFDSVTNKDSPLPATVQQASATANDKSIQKVDICDLIKEAYEKYGDIRTEEVENMRKKNKLCVIQTLEDTTKQNVLRVVAQGVKFTATQLDELYVLFKRQHFVSCYWSVCSPALQNHDPSLPYLDQYQLDQSQFSSLFNLLQPWTTHTHTCLLARSAFHLLDENGDGLVNFKEFICGLDILHNRSFTEKLKLLFKLHLQPDSAEDGVIRRCPERGRAKVDLQEYLKQWQEDLQRREENIKDLPRINQVQFIRLTKTLYGVFHGDEEEESLYRAVARVTSLLLRMEEVGRKLQESSPQKTPQNTPTSTAQPETSPTLPTSPEAETLAEGEGGHDHPESPVSQHETLPSHSDITPNSTSRPSTPTSSPTGTSSPALDTPTDTPSSPSTVRDGDWSFSFEQILASLLNEPSVVRFFERAVDTDALIAHARKNQLKDAH, encoded by the exons ATGTGGCTCAAACCCGAAGAGGTGCTTCTCAAAAACGCGCTGAAATTATGGGTGACGGAGAAATCCAACGATTACTTCGTGCTGCAGCGCAGACGCGGATACGGAGAGGACAGCGGAGGATTGACAG GCCTGCTGGTTGGAACTTTGGACACAGTTCTTGACTCTACAGCCAAAGTGGCCCCGTTTCGAATTTTACACCAGACGCCTGACTCTCAGGTGTACTGGAACATCGCCTGTG gagCATCTTTAGAGGAAATCTCACAGCACTGGGACTGGCTGCAGCAGAACATCATCAGAACTCTCTCTGTGTTTGACTCTGGTGAAGACATCACCAGTTTTGTCCAGGGAAAGATAAGG gGTCTGATAGCAGAGGAGGGCAAATCCGCAGGTGACGAGGAAGATCCCGAGCGCTTCCGGGAGGCAGTGCTGCGCTTTGAACGTCTGTTCGTATTGCCTCAGAAAGAGAAGCTTGTGACATATTTCTCTTGCAGCTACTGGAAAGGACGAGTGCCAAACCAGGGCTGGATCTACCTCAGCACCAACTTCCTGTGTTTCTACTCCTATATGCTGGGAAATGAGG TGAAACTGGTGTATCCCTGGGATGAAGTGAGCCGTCTGGAACGCACGTCAAACATGTTGTTGGCAGAGAGCAtccgtgtgcgtgtgcgtggaGAGGATCATTTCTTTTCGATGCTCCTAAGGCTCCAGCAGACATATCTGATCATGCAGCAGCTGGCCGACTATGCCATTTTGCGGTTCTTTGataaagaaacatttaatgCTGAACATCCACTAGCCAATCCCCTTCACATCACGCAGAG GGCTCTGGAAATACATGCACGGAATCAGTCATTCCGATCTTTTTTCCGGTTGCCACAGGAGGAAAGCCTTTGTGAAGTGTACGAGAGTTTCCTCTGGGTTCCATTCAGCCATGTCAATATGCTTGGAAAAATCTGTGTCTCTGAGAACTATCTGTGCTTTGCGAGCCAGGATGGGTCTCAGTGCCATCTCATAATACCTCTATGGGAG GTGTTTAGTGTGGAGCTGCCAGACCGCAGTAGTCGTGCCCTGACTGTGTGTCTGCGTGGCAAGAGAGCCTTGCGTTTTTCTGAGGTTCGGGATTTTGAGCGACTTGCTGCCACCATCCGCAGAAAGTGTGGCACAGCAGGAAGCCCCCAGCATTGTGTCAGTAATCCG GATGAGGAGGGTGTGATGGTGGGGCAAAGTCAAGCTGTCAGCACTGAAGCTCTCATGAACGTCTTTCATCCACACGATGCGGAAAACCTTGACCCTAAAATG CTAAAGGAGCGAATGAAGGAGCAGTCATGGCAGATCCACTTCGCTGAATATGGCCGTGGAACCGGAATgttttgcaccaaaaaaacacgTGATCTCATTGTTCGAGGAGTTCCAGAGACTCTCAGAGGAGAACTGTGGATGCTCTTCTCAG GTGCAGTACATGACATGACCTCTCACCCCGGGTACTACGGGCGCCTACTGGAAGAGTGCATGGGCAGCAGTTCACTTGCATGTGATGAGATTGAGAGAGATTTGCATCGCTCCCTCCCGGAACACCCAGCATTTCAGAGTGACACAGGAATCTCGGCCCTTCGCCGCGTCCTGACTGCCTATGCTCACCGCAACCCCAAAATCGGCTACTGCCAG GCGATGAATATCCTGACGTCGGTGTTGCTGCTGTATGCTAAAGAGGAAGAGGCCTTCTGGCTGCTGGTTGCTGTGTGTGAACGAATGCTCCCAGACTACTTCAATCGCAGGATTATTG GTGCCTTGGTGGACCAAGCCGTGTTTGAGGAACTGATCCGTGAGCATCTAACCCAGCTGACCGAACACATGACAGACCTGTCGTTCTTCTCGTCAGTGTCGTTGTCATGGTTCCTGACTCTCTTTATCAGTGTACTGCCAATTGAGAGTGCTGTGAATGTCGTTGATTGTTTCTTTTATGATGGAATCAAAGCCATCCTGCAGCTTGGTCTTGCTGTGCTCGACTACAATATGGACAATCTGCTTTGTTGCCATGATGACGCAGAAGCTGTGACAGTCCTCAACAG GTTTTTTGACAGTGTCACAAATAAAGACAGTCCTCTACCAGCTACTGTACAGCAGGCATCTGCAACAGCCAATGACAAATCAATACAGAAGGTTGACATCTGTGATCTCATCAAAGAGGCGTATGAG AAATATGGAGACATTCGAACAGAGGAAGTGGAAAACATGCGGAAGAAGAACAAGCTTTGTGTCATTCAGACGTTAGAagacacaacaaaacaaaatgta TTGCGTGTTGTTGCTCAAGGTGTGAAGTTCACTGCTACTCAGCTGGACGAGCTCTACGTGCTTTTTAAG AGACAGCACTTTGTGAGCTGTTACTGGTCAGTGTGTAGTCCTGCCCTGCAGAACCATGACCCCAGCCTGCCATATCTGGACCAGTACCAGCTGGATCAGTCCCAGTTTAGTAGCCTGTTTAACCTCTTGCAGCCATGgaccacacacacgcacacatgctTGCTGGCACGATCAGCTTTTCATCTTCTGGACGAGAATGGAGATGGACTTGTGAACTTTAAAGAATTCATATGTGGTCTGG ATATCTTACACAACAGATCATTCACAGAAAAACTAAAACTTCTCTTCAAACTACACCTTCAACCAG ACTCTGCAGAGGATGGAGTGATCAGAAGATGTCCAGAGAGAG GTCGTGCTAAAGTAGATCTGCAAGAGTATCTGAAACAGTGGCAGGAAGACTTGCAGCGGAGAGAGGAGAATATTAAAGATCTGCCCAGAATTAATCAG GTGCAGTTTATTCGTTTGACGAAGACTCTGTATGGTGTGTTCCACggtgatgaggaggaggagagtCTGTACCGCGCCGTGGCGCGAGTGACCAGTCTTCTGTTGCGCATGGAGGAGGTGGGCCGGAAGCTACAGGAGAGCAGCCCGCAGAAAACACCCCAAAATACACCCACCAGCACAGCTCAGCCAGAGACCTCCCCAACATTACCCACCAGCCCTGAGGCCGAGACCCTCGCTGAGGGTGAAGGCGGCCACGACCACCCTGAGTCTCCGGTCAGTCAACATGAAACCTTGCCGTCCCACTCTGACATTACCCCGAACTCAACTTCGCGCCCTTCTACGCCCACCAGCAGTCCCACTGGAACCAGCAGCCCTGCGTTGGACACACCAACAGACACACCCAGCTCACCCTCTACGGTCAGAGATGGGGACTGGAGTTTTTCCTTTGAGCAGATTCTTGCATCTCTTCTGAATGAACCGTCTGTCGTTCGCTTCTTTGAACGGGCTGTTGACACAGACGCTCTGATCGCACATGCACGTAAAAACCAGCTTAAAGACGCACACTAA
- the tbc1d8b gene encoding TBC1 domain family member 8B isoform X1: MWLKPEEVLLKNALKLWVTEKSNDYFVLQRRRGYGEDSGGLTGLLVGTLDTVLDSTAKVAPFRILHQTPDSQVYWNIACGASLEEISQHWDWLQQNIIRTLSVFDSGEDITSFVQGKIRGLIAEEGKSAGDEEDPERFREAVLRFERLFVLPQKEKLVTYFSCSYWKGRVPNQGWIYLSTNFLCFYSYMLGNEVKLVYPWDEVSRLERTSNMLLAESIRVRVRGEDHFFSMLLRLQQTYLIMQQLADYAILRFFDKETFNAEHPLANPLHITQRALEIHARNQSFRSFFRLPQEESLCEVYESFLWVPFSHVNMLGKICVSENYLCFASQDGSQCHLIIPLWEVFSVELPDRSSRALTVCLRGKRALRFSEVRDFERLAATIRRKCGTAGSPQHCVSNPDEEGVMVGQSQAVSTEALMNVFHPHDAENLDPKMLKERMKEQSWQIHFAEYGRGTGMFCTKKTRDLIVRGVPETLRGELWMLFSGAVHDMTSHPGYYGRLLEECMGSSSLACDEIERDLHRSLPEHPAFQSDTGISALRRVLTAYAHRNPKIGYCQAMNILTSVLLLYAKEEEAFWLLVAVCERMLPDYFNRRIIGALVDQAVFEELIREHLTQLTEHMTDLSFFSSVSLSWFLTLFISVLPIESAVNVVDCFFYDGIKAILQLGLAVLDYNMDNLLCCHDDAEAVTVLNRFFDSVTNKDSPLPATVQQASATANDKSIQKVDICDLIKEAYEKYGDIRTEEVENMRKKNKLCVIQTLEDTTKQNVLRVVAQGVKFTATQLDELYVLFKRQHFVSCYWSVCSPALQNHDPSLPYLDQYQLDQSQFSSLFNLLQPWTTHTHTCLLARSAFHLLDENGDGLVNFKEFICGLDILHNRSFTEKLKLLFKLHLQPGTQECKILPSSRFFPPAEDHSFSTRLSDSAEDGVIRRCPERGRAKVDLQEYLKQWQEDLQRREENIKDLPRINQVQFIRLTKTLYGVFHGDEEEESLYRAVARVTSLLLRMEEVGRKLQESSPQKTPQNTPTSTAQPETSPTLPTSPEAETLAEGEGGHDHPESPVSQHETLPSHSDITPNSTSRPSTPTSSPTGTSSPALDTPTDTPSSPSTVRDGDWSFSFEQILASLLNEPSVVRFFERAVDTDALIAHARKNQLKDAH; this comes from the exons ATGTGGCTCAAACCCGAAGAGGTGCTTCTCAAAAACGCGCTGAAATTATGGGTGACGGAGAAATCCAACGATTACTTCGTGCTGCAGCGCAGACGCGGATACGGAGAGGACAGCGGAGGATTGACAG GCCTGCTGGTTGGAACTTTGGACACAGTTCTTGACTCTACAGCCAAAGTGGCCCCGTTTCGAATTTTACACCAGACGCCTGACTCTCAGGTGTACTGGAACATCGCCTGTG gagCATCTTTAGAGGAAATCTCACAGCACTGGGACTGGCTGCAGCAGAACATCATCAGAACTCTCTCTGTGTTTGACTCTGGTGAAGACATCACCAGTTTTGTCCAGGGAAAGATAAGG gGTCTGATAGCAGAGGAGGGCAAATCCGCAGGTGACGAGGAAGATCCCGAGCGCTTCCGGGAGGCAGTGCTGCGCTTTGAACGTCTGTTCGTATTGCCTCAGAAAGAGAAGCTTGTGACATATTTCTCTTGCAGCTACTGGAAAGGACGAGTGCCAAACCAGGGCTGGATCTACCTCAGCACCAACTTCCTGTGTTTCTACTCCTATATGCTGGGAAATGAGG TGAAACTGGTGTATCCCTGGGATGAAGTGAGCCGTCTGGAACGCACGTCAAACATGTTGTTGGCAGAGAGCAtccgtgtgcgtgtgcgtggaGAGGATCATTTCTTTTCGATGCTCCTAAGGCTCCAGCAGACATATCTGATCATGCAGCAGCTGGCCGACTATGCCATTTTGCGGTTCTTTGataaagaaacatttaatgCTGAACATCCACTAGCCAATCCCCTTCACATCACGCAGAG GGCTCTGGAAATACATGCACGGAATCAGTCATTCCGATCTTTTTTCCGGTTGCCACAGGAGGAAAGCCTTTGTGAAGTGTACGAGAGTTTCCTCTGGGTTCCATTCAGCCATGTCAATATGCTTGGAAAAATCTGTGTCTCTGAGAACTATCTGTGCTTTGCGAGCCAGGATGGGTCTCAGTGCCATCTCATAATACCTCTATGGGAG GTGTTTAGTGTGGAGCTGCCAGACCGCAGTAGTCGTGCCCTGACTGTGTGTCTGCGTGGCAAGAGAGCCTTGCGTTTTTCTGAGGTTCGGGATTTTGAGCGACTTGCTGCCACCATCCGCAGAAAGTGTGGCACAGCAGGAAGCCCCCAGCATTGTGTCAGTAATCCG GATGAGGAGGGTGTGATGGTGGGGCAAAGTCAAGCTGTCAGCACTGAAGCTCTCATGAACGTCTTTCATCCACACGATGCGGAAAACCTTGACCCTAAAATG CTAAAGGAGCGAATGAAGGAGCAGTCATGGCAGATCCACTTCGCTGAATATGGCCGTGGAACCGGAATgttttgcaccaaaaaaacacgTGATCTCATTGTTCGAGGAGTTCCAGAGACTCTCAGAGGAGAACTGTGGATGCTCTTCTCAG GTGCAGTACATGACATGACCTCTCACCCCGGGTACTACGGGCGCCTACTGGAAGAGTGCATGGGCAGCAGTTCACTTGCATGTGATGAGATTGAGAGAGATTTGCATCGCTCCCTCCCGGAACACCCAGCATTTCAGAGTGACACAGGAATCTCGGCCCTTCGCCGCGTCCTGACTGCCTATGCTCACCGCAACCCCAAAATCGGCTACTGCCAG GCGATGAATATCCTGACGTCGGTGTTGCTGCTGTATGCTAAAGAGGAAGAGGCCTTCTGGCTGCTGGTTGCTGTGTGTGAACGAATGCTCCCAGACTACTTCAATCGCAGGATTATTG GTGCCTTGGTGGACCAAGCCGTGTTTGAGGAACTGATCCGTGAGCATCTAACCCAGCTGACCGAACACATGACAGACCTGTCGTTCTTCTCGTCAGTGTCGTTGTCATGGTTCCTGACTCTCTTTATCAGTGTACTGCCAATTGAGAGTGCTGTGAATGTCGTTGATTGTTTCTTTTATGATGGAATCAAAGCCATCCTGCAGCTTGGTCTTGCTGTGCTCGACTACAATATGGACAATCTGCTTTGTTGCCATGATGACGCAGAAGCTGTGACAGTCCTCAACAG GTTTTTTGACAGTGTCACAAATAAAGACAGTCCTCTACCAGCTACTGTACAGCAGGCATCTGCAACAGCCAATGACAAATCAATACAGAAGGTTGACATCTGTGATCTCATCAAAGAGGCGTATGAG AAATATGGAGACATTCGAACAGAGGAAGTGGAAAACATGCGGAAGAAGAACAAGCTTTGTGTCATTCAGACGTTAGAagacacaacaaaacaaaatgta TTGCGTGTTGTTGCTCAAGGTGTGAAGTTCACTGCTACTCAGCTGGACGAGCTCTACGTGCTTTTTAAG AGACAGCACTTTGTGAGCTGTTACTGGTCAGTGTGTAGTCCTGCCCTGCAGAACCATGACCCCAGCCTGCCATATCTGGACCAGTACCAGCTGGATCAGTCCCAGTTTAGTAGCCTGTTTAACCTCTTGCAGCCATGgaccacacacacgcacacatgctTGCTGGCACGATCAGCTTTTCATCTTCTGGACGAGAATGGAGATGGACTTGTGAACTTTAAAGAATTCATATGTGGTCTGG ATATCTTACACAACAGATCATTCACAGAAAAACTAAAACTTCTCTTCAAACTACACCTTCAACCAG GGACCCAGGAATGTAAGATTTTACCGTCGTCTAGGTTTTTTCCTCCAGCTGAAGATCACTCTTTCTCCACTCGTCTTTCTG ACTCTGCAGAGGATGGAGTGATCAGAAGATGTCCAGAGAGAG GTCGTGCTAAAGTAGATCTGCAAGAGTATCTGAAACAGTGGCAGGAAGACTTGCAGCGGAGAGAGGAGAATATTAAAGATCTGCCCAGAATTAATCAG GTGCAGTTTATTCGTTTGACGAAGACTCTGTATGGTGTGTTCCACggtgatgaggaggaggagagtCTGTACCGCGCCGTGGCGCGAGTGACCAGTCTTCTGTTGCGCATGGAGGAGGTGGGCCGGAAGCTACAGGAGAGCAGCCCGCAGAAAACACCCCAAAATACACCCACCAGCACAGCTCAGCCAGAGACCTCCCCAACATTACCCACCAGCCCTGAGGCCGAGACCCTCGCTGAGGGTGAAGGCGGCCACGACCACCCTGAGTCTCCGGTCAGTCAACATGAAACCTTGCCGTCCCACTCTGACATTACCCCGAACTCAACTTCGCGCCCTTCTACGCCCACCAGCAGTCCCACTGGAACCAGCAGCCCTGCGTTGGACACACCAACAGACACACCCAGCTCACCCTCTACGGTCAGAGATGGGGACTGGAGTTTTTCCTTTGAGCAGATTCTTGCATCTCTTCTGAATGAACCGTCTGTCGTTCGCTTCTTTGAACGGGCTGTTGACACAGACGCTCTGATCGCACATGCACGTAAAAACCAGCTTAAAGACGCACACTAA
- the gja2 gene encoding gap junction protein, alpha 2: protein MGDWNSLGKLLESAQEHSTVVGKVWLTVLFIFRILVLGAAAEKVWGDEQSGFTCDTKQPGCQNVCYDITFPISHIRFWVLQIIFVSTPTLIYLGHILHLLRMEQKQKRNEASGADKQALLSSKAGKGPIRDEQGKIRLQGVLLRTYVFNIIFKTLFEVGFIVAQYFLYGFELKPLYTCNRWPCPNTVNCYISRPTEKTIFIVFMLAVACVSLLLNLVEMYHLGFTKCRQGLRYRRSHSVCDSESKAPSEDAVVPFVPNYPYFPPHAPPPAPFPAEPHFNLSEPDGTFPQHGSRSVYKQNRENMAVERSGKSDAADVRMNKAANSVPGSPTSQQRRPSHSSRYSNNKTRMDDLKI from the coding sequence ATGGGAGACTGGAACAGTCTTGGGAAGCTTTTGGAAAGCGCCCAGGAACACTCCACAGTAGTGGGCAAAGTCTGGCTCACCGTACTCTTCATCTTCCGTATCTTGGTGCTCGGTGCTGCCGCAGAGAAGGTTTGGGGCGATGAGCAGTCCGGTTTCACCTGTGACACCAAACAACCTGGTTGTCAGAATGTATGTTATGATATAACCTTCCCGATCTCTCACATCCGATTCTGGGTGCTCCAGATCATCTTCGTCTCCACTCCGACACTGATCTACCTGGGCCACATCCTGCACCTGCTGCGcatggagcagaaacaaaaacGCAATGAGGCGAGCGGGGCAGACAAACAGGCACTTTTGAGCTCCAAAGCTGGAAAAGGTCCTATACGTGATGAACAGGGGAAGATCCGTCTGCAGGGAGTCTTGCTACGCACGTATGTCTTCAACATCATCttcaaaacactgtttgagGTGGGCTTCATTGTGGCACAGTACTTCCTGTATGGATTTGAGCTGAAGCCACTGTACACCTGCAACAGGTGGCCCTGCCCTAACACTGTCAACTGCTACATCTCACGACCTACGGAGAAAACCATCTTCATCGTGTTCATGCTGGCCGTGGCCTGTGTCTCTCTGCTGCTCAACCTGGTGGAGATGTATCACCTGGGTTTCACCAAGTGCCGACAGGGTCTCCGTTACCGCCGCTCTCATTCTGTATGCGACAGTGAATCTAAAGCACCCAGTGAAGACGCGGTGGTTCCGTTTGTGCCAAACTACCCGTATTTTCCACCTCACGCTCCTCCTCCGGCTCCCTTTCCCGCCGAGCCGCACTTCAACCTCTCAGAACCCGATGGAACCTTCCCGCAGCATGGCAGCCGCTCTGTTTACAAGCAAAACCGCGAAAACATGGCTGTAGAGCGCAGCGGCAAATCTGACGCCGCGGATGTCAGGATGAATAAAGCGGCGAATTCTGTACCCGGATCGCCCACGAGCCAGCAGCGCAGGCCTAGCCATTCAAGTCGTTACAGCAACAACAAGACCAGGATGGATGACCTCAAAATCTAA
- the rnf128a gene encoding E3 ubiquitin-protein ligase RNF128a, translated as MGPLASQDVFSWLLVASVLQVSSVSLAQASYLCTAYLNISYTIPGTNQTTWRQEEMGLYGQDSPKASVVGNVYLAHPIYGCEEDTVYRRPNDSRGWIALIQRGNGCTFSDKINVAAMNGAAAAIIFNDFGAENRVIQMSHPGTNIVAVMIGNYYGMELVHLLGKGVPVSIAIEVGKQHGPWMSHYSVFFVSVSFFIVTAATVGYFIFYSARRLTSLRQQNRKQKKLKAEAKKAIGQLQVRTLRQGDEETGPDADTCAVCIDLYKPGDVLSVLTCNHFFHKSCIEPWLLEHRTCPMCKCDILKALGVELDVEEQPQISVPDFRSFSTSEDLHSETASHTHSETASSGYASMHGTEHLSPAEGTQNGVQEEQVDVSPHYDNLAFEGDIHRQSEVRT; from the exons ATGGGGCCTCTTGCGAGTCAGGATGTGTTTTCGTGGCTGCTGGTGGCCTCGGTTCTCCAGGTATCGAGTGTAAGCTTGGCGCAGGCCAGTTACCTGTGCACTGCATACCTGAACATTTCCTATACCATTCCTGGAACGAACCAAACCACCTGGCGTCAAGAGGAGATGGGACTGTATGGACAAGACTCACCCAAAGCTTCTGTCGTGGGGAATGTGTATTTAGCCCATCCGATCTATGGTTGTGAGGAGGACACCGTTTATCGCCGACCGAACGACTCCAGGGGCTGGATCGCCTTAATTCAACGCGGAAACGGATGCACTTTCAGCGATAAAATTAACGTCGCGGCTATGAACGGAGCTGCCGCTGCTATAATTTTCAACGACTTCGGGGCTGAAAATCGGGTCATTCAGATGTCCCACCCAG GCACGAACATCGTTGCAGTCATGATTGGCAACTACTATGGGATGGAGCTGGTCCATCTGCTAGGTAAGGGCGTGCCCGTTTCCATAGCGATAGAGGTTGGAAAGCAGCACGGTCCCTGGATGAGTCACTATTCAGTGTTTTTCGTCTCCGTCTCCTTCTTCATCGTCACCGCGGCGACTGTTGGATACTTCATCTTCTACTCCGCGCGGAGACTGACCAGCCTCAGGCAGCAGAACCGCAAACAG AAAAAGCTGAAAGCTGAAGCAAAAAAGGCGATTGGCCAGCTGCAGGTCCGCACACTGAGACAAGGGGATGAG GAGACAGGCCCCGATGCTGATACCTGTGCAGTTTGTATTGATTTGTATAAACCAGGAGATGTACTGTCAGTACTCACATGCAA TCATTTCTTCCATAAATCTTGCATAGAGCCATGGCTGCTGGAGCACAGAACCTGCCCGATGTGCAAGTGCGACATTCTTAAAGCCCTCGGAGTTGAG TTGGATGTAGAGGAGCAGCCACAGATTTCAGTGCCTGATTTCAGATCCTTTTCTACCTCTGAGGACCTGCACAGTGAGACagcgtcacacacacacagtgagacTGCATCCTCTGGATATGCATCTATGCATGGAACCGAGCACCTCAGTCCTGCCGAAGGCACACAGAACG GTGTGCAAGAGGAGCAGGTGGACGTGTCGCCTCATTATGATAATCTTGCCTTCGAGGGcgacattcacagacagagTGAAGTCAGGACCTGA